In Luteolibacter arcticus, the genomic stretch TTCGAACCAACATAAGCTTACGCTAGCAGATTTACAGTCTTGCGAATTGGAGGTCCAAGGAAGTGTTTCAGGACGTTTCAGAAAGATTCAGGTAGTTGCATGAGGGATTGTAGGTCATACCGAAGTTCCCTAGCTTTTAGACTTCCATGAAGGGTTGATTTGGTGAAGTCTTCCGGATGGCCCGCAAGCTACCTGCCCTTGGAAAGGAACTCGTCGACCGGATTGAAGAGGCTTGGCAACAGCCCCAGGCCGACTGGGCGCGCAAGCGCCTGCTCGTCGTGCGCCTCATCGCGCTTCACCAATCAAGCGTCGCTGAGATCATGACGATTGCCGGTGTGTGCCGGCAGACGGTTTTCACCTACCGCGACAAGGTCGTGGCCGAAGGCGTCGAAGGCCTGCTCAAGCGCGACTGGGCCGGTGCCCGCACGCCGGCCGTCCACGGCGCGGTGGAAGACGAGTTCAAGGCCAAGCTTGAAGCCGGGGATTTCCGCCAGGCCCGCGACGCCCAGAAGTGGATCGCCAAACGGACCCGCAAGCAGCTCACCGAAAGCGGCGTGCGCAAGCTCATCCACCGTCTCGGAGGCAAGCTCAAGGTCCCGCGCAAGAGCCATCGCAAGAAGGACCAGGCCGCCTCGGACGCCTTCAAGGCGGAGCTGCCCGGGAGGCTCGCGGCAGTGGTGGGGGAGCGTCCGGACAAGACGGTGCGGCTGTGGGTGCTCGACGAGCACCGCTACGGCCTGTTGCCGGTGATTCGCCGCGTGTGGTCGCGGCGCGGGGTGCGGGTGCACGCGCCGTATGCCACGACCTACAAGTGGGGCTACCTGCACGAGGCGCTGGAGATCGACGGCGCCAACGATGCGCAACTGCTCTTCACCCCGGCCATCAACCAGGACATCCATGCGCTGTTTCTCAAGCAGATCGCATGCAGCGACCCAGATTCGCTCCACGTCATCATCCAGGACCAGGCCGGCTTTCATCTCCGCGCGGAGGATCCGCGGTTGCCAGCCAATGTCCGGTTGCTGCCGTTGCCGCCCTACTGCCCCGAGCTCAATCCGGTGGAAGGCTTCGGCCGGTTGCTGAAAGCCCCCACGGCCAACCGGCTCTACTCCAACCTCAGGCAACTGGAAGACCATCTCATCGCCGTGGCGCGATACTGGACCAAGCCCGGGCAGGTCCGCTCACTCATCCACGGCTGGATGCGGGAACAAACAAACGCTGGCGCTCCACTATAAAGTCTAATTCCTAGAGGGATTTGGTATTATCTGCGGGAGGACCGTGCAAGGGAACTTCGTCGCGCTCACTTCCCGTAGATGCGGAATTTCCTGAAGGAGCAGCCGCCATCATTGCCGGGTTCTCCGTGGTCGTCGGCTTCGAAGACATGCATCTTCCCGAGACGGACTTTGTTCGGTTCACCTGGGAATTTGTCGCGCGGGAAGGTTGCAACAGTCTGCCAAGGGCCTGCGTCGTTGCGGGCTTCGGCAATCACTTGTCCGGGGTCGATGCGGAGACGCAAGGCGACGGAATCCGCGGGTTGCCACTTCGGGCCTTTCACTTCTCCCGCTACGGTGGACTCGACATTGAAACGGGCATCAGGAATCCGGACATTGATGCGGAGTTGCTGGCCACCGGGCCAGACGAGGAACAGCCCCGGGCCCCAGGTCTGGCCTTGGTCGCCCTCGATGGACAGGCGACATTCGACCGCTGTGGTTCCCGCAGGCAGAACACGCTCGGCCACGGTGCACACATTGTCTGCGGCTGAGATCACCAAGGCTCCGTCCGCTGAAACAATGGAGGTTCCCGGATGCTTTGAAGTGATTACGTTCCAGTCCTTGGAAAGCGGCTTGGAAAAGCCCTCTTCCATCAGGATCCTCCGGCCGGGAAGCTTGTCATTGTAAAGGATGGGCGCGGCTTTGGCGATTGCGGGGGCTGGGCCGATCTCATCGATGGCCAAGTCATCGATGGCGATGAAGTCGGTGCCGCCATCGCGGAACAGGCTAAGGAAGCTGCCGGGGTCATTGCCGGTGGGGAACGTTCCCTCGATCTTGCCGATACCGTTGGCAGGAAGGTTGGGAAACTGAAGATTCAAGACGGTCTTGCCCTTGCTTTCTGCGGTCAAGTGGCCCGCACCCATCGTCAGGCATTTCAGGCGATAGAGGGTATTCGGCTTGAAGCGGATGGTGGAGGGCAGCGTGCGGCCGACCCGACCGCCGTCCCGGCTCTTGAGAGAGAATTTCCCGCTGATGGTGTCCGAGGTGTGAGGCTTGTTGGTTTCGGAGAGGTGCGTGCGCTCGCCGGGGCAGCAGGTGAAGGGGCCGTAGCCACCGAAAGTCACCTGTTCGAAGTCCTCCCAGAAAAAGTGTTTTGCCGCCTCGGGCGAACGGGCGGAAAGAGCCACCCGGACATCGTCGAATTCCACCGTGGTTCCGGGTTGCCCCATTGCCGCCTTCAACTGCAAGCGCGCCGATGAGTGACCGGCTGGAACATCGAACACCACTTGCACCCGCTGGTAATAGGTGCCGCTGCGTGCGTCATTCGGCGCGGAGTGCACCACGTTCGTTCGGTCCACGAAGTTGGTTGCCTTCTTGCCGCCGCATTCGACCTCGATCGAGGCGGTCCGCTTGCCTTTCACCTGGACCCAGGCGCTGGCGGCGTAAGATCTCCCGGGCTGGAGATCGATGAGGGTTTGGGAAACTTCAGACGCAGCTTCGCCAGTGAGGGTGAGATAGCGGTTGCCCACGCCATCCTTCGCGACATTGGCAGCGGCGGTGGGCGAGGGATTCCATTCGTCCAGTTTACCGCTGTCGAAGCCAGGGTTCCTGACAAACGAGCCTTCGCCGAATGCCGGCAGTGCTTGCGCAGGAGCCTGTGCCGGATAGATCACGTAGGGCGTGTTCTTGATGGCCGTAAGCGTCACCCGACCATCCGTCACAGGCAGCCGGGTTTCCTCGGTGCGGCCGAGATCCGTCAGTTGATAGAGAAAGACCTCCTGGCGGTCTTTCCATGTAGGTGGCAGCTCCCAAGTTTGCGCGGTGCCAACTTCATCCCAGACATAAATCTTCCCTTCGCCCTCCGGGTCCCATGGAACGAACAAGCGGCTGTTGGCTCCAGCTCCCGTCCACGTCATCACCACGCGGTTGTTCCGGGTGACGGTGATCGCTTCGCCCTCTGCTGTCACTTTCACTCCGTCGCTGAAGCGGGCTTCCTTGCCGGGAGTCCACGCTTGCAGTTCGAAGTGCTGGAGATACTTCGCCGGCAGGTGACGGGAGAAGGTTCCGGTGATGAAATTATTGAAGCTGTGTTGCCCCTGCCAGCCCATGAAGGTGTCGGAGTCGGCGCGACCGCCGCGCAGGATCGGATCGTTGGCGGAAATGTCGCGGTCCGAGAACCAGAGGAAGCGCATGACCTGGCTATCGAAGTTCCCGCGCCAGTGCGCCCAGATGCTCCAAGGGTCGAGGGCGCTGTCGCCTTCAGTGGCGAAGGGGAGCTTCAGTGCTGCGAACTTCCTGGCGATCTGGGCAGCAGGCCAGCCATTCTCCCAATAGGTGTCGAGGTAGACGTAACCCAGGTTGGGCAGATCCTTTTTCATCTGCTCCAGCGAGGCAAACAACTGGCCGCTGCGTGTGTCCTTCACCTTGTCGATCATGTGGCCGTGATCCAGCCAGACCCACCCTTCCTTGAGTTCTCCCTTTTCATTCCGCTGCAGGATTTCCGGTCGGTAGCGCAGGGCTTCCGGATAAGCTTCGCTGGCATTGATGTGAATGCCCACGCGCGCGTTGTAATGGGCGGCATTGTCCAGCAGCGTGTTGAAATCCTTCAGCCCGCCGGCACGTTCGTTGTAGTGCCCGCTGTAGTCTGTGTTCGCGCTGTCGTGACCTTCGGATGAGAAACCCTTGATGGTCACCTGCTGTCCGATGTTGTCGGTGGCGAGCGAGCACTTCTTGATCTCATCGAGGATCTTCAGGAACGGCTGCTGGGCACCGCTGGCGAAGTTCATCGCGATGTTTTCGCCGACTGTGGATTTCACCCGTTCGTGGCCGAAGGGCATCGGCATCGTGCGGCGATATACCAAGGCCGCGTCCTGCCAGTCGGCCTTCCCGTCGCTGTTGATGTCAGAGGTGACGATCACCGATACCACCGGCAGGGCAGGGGGCTCGTCGTCAAAGCTGCGAAGCTGCCACACCGGAGTCCGGGCGGCACAGGATTTGATCCCGTCCTTTTCACTGATGAGGCGCGTCGTGCGGGCGACATCCTCGTCATTGGTGCTTGTGATGGCGCTCGCCAGCTTCCCCCCGGAGAGGAACAGGTAGTTGCCGGAATCGGTACCCGGCACGGCATCCTTCAGCGGGCCGACGTACTCGCGGAAGGTGGTTTTGTAGTTGTCGTGGGTGTTGGTGCAGTGGGTGAAAGCGAGGGCGGCGTCAGCCTGCCGGGTGTCCACCGTCAGCATCGCGTTACCGGGAAACGCCAGGGTGTGGATTTTGACCGTTCCGGTTTCCTTCGGGTTCGACACCGTCCATGTGACCGTGTTCGCGCCCACTTCCACATGCAGCATGAGCGAAACGCGCGACTCCGTGAAATTCAGGTGGTAGTCCGCCGAACCCGCCGCCTGCTTCCTGAAGGAGACCTTGCAGTCGGCGGGCTTGCCATTGAGTTCGATCGCTGACACCGGCGTGGCCTGCCCGTCGACGGTCTCACCGCTTGGCTTGTGGAGATACTTGACGGTCCGCGGAAACTCCGGATCCACAAGCACCGACAAGGTCTCGCTTTCCAAGCGGACGGGATCCTTCGGAGGAATGGCAGCATGGGACCGGGCGATAGCCACGACCACGATCAGAATGGCCGGCGATGGTAGGGAAGCAAAGCTCATGGGAATATGGGGAGGGAGTTTCAAGTCCGGGGGTCTCTTACGAGTCTTCGGAAGTATGATGGTGGTGATCAGTTGGATTTCGCGACCACCTCTCCGTTGAGATAGAGGACCCGGCTCTGCGTTTTGAAATCGATGGTGGCCGCCACGAAATACCACTGGTTGGGCTGTAGGTTGGCAGCAAAGCTGAGCGCATTGCCATTGACCGACCACCTCAGTGAGTTGCCGGGGTAGGTGTCGAACAGGTAGCCCGTGGCGATGCCGACCGGGGACTTGTCGATCAGCCGCATGCTGGCCCCCGGGAAGGCGGTCGGCCGGACCCAAGCGGTGAGAGTGAGTCCAGTCTTGCCGAGCTGGGCATCCGCGTGGGGGATCTCGACCCAGGATTTGCCTGTTAGACTGAACGACTGCCCCGGCATGTCCACAGCCGTGGCGACCTTGGCATCGCCGGTCAGTTTCGCTTGAGTGGCGTTAATGCCGGCGGGTGTCCCATCCAGAGCCAGCAGTGTTCCGGGGATTTGGGTCCACGTTTCACTGGTCTTGTCGGCGAGGGCGGCGACTTCCTTGTCTGTCAAGGCATGGTCGATCATGAGGATTCTTGCCATGTCCCCCTGGAAATTGCTTTGGCCGTCGAGGTCGGATCCGATTCGAAGAGGCAGGGTATTGGGAACGATGGTGGAACTATCCATCACCAGCGGTCGGGCGGAGTTGGCAGGTTCGGCCGGGAGCTGATCCGGCTTCTCGAGAGTGGCTTCCAGCGTCTCTCCTTTTTTCAGCAACACCTCGAAATTAGGGCCGATCTTTTGGACGCCCTTGACCGTCCACTTGGGAGTGCGGCCGTCGAAGCTGTCGCGAATGCGAACGATGCCGCTGCTGCCCGCCACGATCTTGAACCAGACGGTGGCGTTGTTCTCGCGTCTTGCCGAAATCCGATGTCCGCCCTCGGCTCTCAGGTCATCGAAGGTGACATCATGCCAGCGCCACGGCACTGCGGGAAAAAGCCGGATGACCTCGCTGTCGCGTTTGCCCGGCGTCGGGCTCCAGCTTTGCAGAAGCATTTCCTGCGCGGCTTGGAGGGCGGCGAAATTTCCCTCCAGCGTGAAGGGTCGATAGGTCATGCCAGAGTAACCCCGGCCGGATTGGTCGCCATTGACGTGGAAACCATTGCGCGAAACGAATGCCTGCGTGAATACGTCGAGATGACGGACCGCCTCTTCTCCGTCGCCGATGCGCGCGCGCAGGCAGCTCATCCATGCCCACGAGTAGCCGCACCATTCGCTGGTGCCGAGTTTATCCCACGACGCGAGGGTCGTCTTGATGCGTGTCTCGTCCGTGGTGCCTCCCTCGGGCGAGATCAGGTTGAAAGGATAGATGCCGATGAGATTGGACAAATGACGATGGCTTTCGCGTAGCGGCGTGACCGCATCGAGCAGCAGTTCACCATCCGGTGCGGCGTGAAAATCGCCGAGCTTTGCGGCCAGTTGCGCCCATTTTTGGGCATCGCCGGTCTTGTTCTGCGCATCGGCCATTTCCTGTAGCGAGAGGAACAGCATCTTCATGCACATCAGGTCATAGTTGCTATTGGGCTTCAGCCAGGAGCGGGGACTGTTGTTGAAGATCTCGGGGGACGACGAACGAGCCAGAACGAGCATGCCCTTTTCATCGGGCTTGAGCAATTCCGCGAGACACTGGCCGACTTCGCTGCACCACGGATAGGCACGGTTCTTCAAGAACGTGGCATCGGCGGTGTAGCGCCAGTGGAGGTAGAAAAGATGAGCGTTCCATGCGCTCATGGTCGGGGACATGGCATACTGTCCCCAGCCGCCGAGCGGCTGGCCGGCCAGCGACATCACGCCGGGTGAGGACAGCCCGCCGGTGCCGTAGAAATCGCGGGCGAACTGCCGGAACGTCGGCGTCAATTTCCACAGGAAGTCCAGGTAGGACTCGCCCGCCTCGAAGTTGCCAGCCTCCTGATACGCGATGTAAGTCATCTGGGTATTGAGGTCGTTGTGGTAGTCGCCCTTCCACGGTGGCAGCCCGCCGTTGTCCGCGGTCCACACGCCCTGCAGGGGGATGGGCGGAGCCGCCTTCCGCGAGCCCGCTCCATAGAGGTAGCGAGCGAACCGGTAGTAGCGCTGGATGTGGGCCTCCGGAACTTGAATGGAAGATTGGCCCCAAAAGTCCTGCCACCAAGCGGCATGCGGAGCCAGCGTGTCCGCATAGCCCTGTGCAAGTGCCTTGGTGCAGCGGGCCTTGGCCAGGGCCAACAGATCACCTCCGGAGGGAGTGTCATTGGTGGACGTCACCGCGATCGCCAGCAACGTCTCGTCGTTAACGCGTTGGGTGGCCACGCAGGCGCAATACTTGAAGCCGGCATCGGCCTCCTGCACGTACCATTGCATTCCATTCGACTGTCCGCGCGCGGCCGGTGGATACCCGAGTGCCGCGACTGCGCCGCCACTGCTGGGCCCCGCATTGCCGCGTTCCTTGCCGGCTCCCGCTGGAATCAGGTCCACTGCCTGAATCGGCTTCCCGGGAATCCGCATCATGGCCACCGACTGTGCCGCGCTGAAGAATGCCCGGGCTTCCGGGCCATCCTTGAAATGTGCGAGACCTTCGGCGGATGCCAGATTGAGTTCGAAGGATTTGATGGTTTGCGACGGATCAAGCGTGAGCTCCAACCGCCCGGCCGGCAACTTGGTGGGGGTGATGCCATTGTAGTAGGCGTTCCAAGGATCCCCTCCATCCTTGAGGCTGTTCCAAGGGTGCTTCTTCCACCACTCCTTTTCGCCCGTGGTGCGCTCGTCCCACAAGTCACCGCGGTCAAGTGAGAGACGCAGCGTGCTGCCTTCCCCCCATAGCAGCCCGCCCATCATCCCGTTCCCCAGTGGGATCGCCTCGTCCCAGGATTTGATCGGGGCGTTTAGCCGCAGGTTCTCCGAAGCATGCGGCGGCGGACTGTCAGGAGCAGCCGAGAACGCCGCTTGGCAGACCATGGCACCCAGCAGGGGAATGATCAGGAACAGTGTGGGGCGGGCGGATGGATTCATCGATCGTTGATTGAGAGTCGCCGGGATGGGCATCAAGGAGTGCCGCTCAATTCACCAGCAGATGAATGACATGCAATGCGGTGCGATCTTTCGCGTCGGCGGTGGTGCGCACCACGATGCGATGTTTGGCGGGTATCAAGCCGTCCACCAACATGACCGGCCACGGCAGATGAAGTCCCGCGCTCCAAGCCGACCAAGTTTCAAATTTCCGGAACGCCCCACCGTCCACGCTGAATTCCAAAACGCAGGTGTCATATCCCGCCGCCAAGAACAGGCCGAATGCCGACCCATCAAAATCACAAGTGAACTCGGAACCGGGTTCGGAGGCCACCAACGCGGGCACGTCCACAAAGCCGTCACGGGTATTGCCTTTGGCCGGCCGCCACTTGGGGTCGAGGGTGAATCCTTTGCCGAGTTTGGCGTCCTCCAGTTTGGCGTAGCGACCCTTGGCGTAGCTGGCGCTATCCAGCGGTTTCCCGGGCGTGGTGTGTGGCTTGGGCACGCCAGTGGTAGCATAGCCCGCGTCCAGCATGCGCATCATGCTGTTGGAGTACAGTCGCTGTCCGAAGGGTGGTGGATGTACCTCACCTTTGAAATCACGGGCCCACGTCAACTCGCCGACCTTGATCCGGGCGGCGCATTCCTTGGCCAGATCCAACGACGGACAGCCGTAATACGCCGCCACTTTTTCATGCTGTCGGATGGCTTCCGGCACCTTGCCCGCCGAATAGTCGCTGAGCGCTTCAGCCGAGGCGAAATGCATTTGCACGATGTCAGTCTGTGGATTGGCGGAGCGCGCATGGCGAACGACGCCCTCCATCGAGCGCAGCATCAACTCAGTCTTACCCTTGATGTTTCCTCCGTCATTGACCGCTGCCTCCACGAACAACAGATCCACGGGACCGTTTTTGAAAACGTCGGCTTCCAAGCGGAAGGCATGGCCATTGGAGCCCACCGACGGAATCCCCGCCGAGATGAACTCGAACTTGGTTTCAGTGAACTTCCTTTGCAGATAGTTCATCAGTTCGTCGCGCCAGCCGGGATTGAAGGTGATTGACCCACCCAGGAAGGCCACGCGTCCCGTTTTCCGGGTGTCAAACTGGGCCTTGCTGTTCGCCAGACCGTGACGCAATTGGAAATACCCGATGCGGGCCGGTTGCACGTCGGCGTGAGTCATCACGAAGCGGGCGGATGCGAAGGCCTCAGGAAACGGGAAATGATGGCCTTCGCAATCTTTGGATTCCTTTACCGCCACGACCTCCAGATCCCAGCCCATTTTTTGCAGGCGGCGCTTGGCCTCCAGGGTGTTTTGCTCGGGCGGCACCACACGGTCGGTCAGGCAGATCGTGTGACGCAGCGGGATCTTCGCCCGGGCGATAGCAGCCAGTTGATCGATCGGGTTGCCTCTGAAGGCCATGGCCGCCGCGTCATTCTTGAATCCATATCCCTGCATCACCTGCGGCCAACCTGTTACCTTGCTCGCCGGATGTTTGAGCGGCCAGCTTTTGAAATCCATCACCGGCACATCGCCCAGAATGCAGGCCACGCGTTCCGGGTGGCGCACCGCGTAGCGATAGGCATGCAGGCCGCCACGGCTGCTAGGCTCGAGGGCTGGCTTGGCCGCCAGTCCCCATTGGGAACGCACCTGGTCATAGAACTTGTCCATCAGGTCGAGGGAGGGTTCCGCGCCGAGCAGGTCCACCACATCCATGTAACCCAAGTGATAGCCACAGCGGACCAATTCCAGGTCCACCTCAAAGTGATAGCCGGGCCATGAGGTTCGCCAGAGCCACGGCTTGCCCGGCGCGGCCACGGCGGGCTCCACCACGTATGCCGCGTGTCCGCCAATCTGGAAGTTTTGTTGGGCGTAGCCATTCCATTGACCTTGCTGGACTGGCACTGGTGGCAGTGGCGCAGCGGATACAGCCGGAGCCGCCCAGGGCACCACGAAGCCGAGGGCGGCCAAAAGGATGGCGAATTGAGGAGCGGAGTTCATGGGCGCGTGGCTATTTAGAGGGGGAGTAACCTATTCTGCGGGGAAGTCGTGGGCGCGCAGCGGGGTGGTGGGTGATTGCGATGAATACGTGCACCCTTTCAGAATAATTCTCTCGGCGACAGGCAGCCGTGTGAATGGATGATCCTCGAATGCAGAGATGGCTCGGGTCCTTTGCCGAGTCATTCGGGATTTGGCGGCACCGCCCCGCGGCCGCGGAGCAACTGTTAGATCATCCGGTGCCGCTATTCGACGCCGCGGAAGTCGATCCGGGCAGGGGGCGTGCAGGTGGATTTCACCTGCTGGAGCAAGTCATCGTCCACGCGGCATCCGGTGCTGGCGGCCAGTCGTTTCGCCTGCAAGCCGAACCACAAGTCCGTCAAGTCGCGGGCACCTTCGCGGATGGAAGCATAGTCTTCATCGAGCGCAACCTCGACGAAAGTCAGGTTATCGAGAGCGAAGGCGACCTTGGCGGCTAACAGCCGCACCGTGCCCTCCTGCCGTAGTCCGGCGGGGAGAGCCAGGTAGAATGCCCACGCCTGCCCGTGTTCGCCGGCGTCATGGAGAGCGGTCAGGTATTCGAGCGCGAACGAGATGTCGGGGGTGCCGGCGGCCGTTGCGAGGTCCCAGGCATTCCGGTAGGATGATAGCGATTCCGCGGGGACCCCGCGCCGGACGGCCAGCGCGCCGAGGTTTCGCCAGGCCCAGGCCGAGGGTTGCAATCGGATGGACTCCTCCCAAGCCGCTGTCGCCCCCGCCTCGTCGCCGCCCTCGATTTTCATGATGCCCAGTTGCAACAGGGCAAACCAATGGCGGTTGGCGGGCGTTTCCAAGCTGCTCTCCAGCATGGCTAGCCATTCCGGCTGTATCATCCATTCGCCGGGCGGCGTGGCCGGCTCCTGGACAGGAAGCATTCCGGTCTCAAGCAAGTCCAGCCAGCGCTGCTGATCCATTCCCAGCGTGGATTCCGGAAATGAGAATGCTGCGGGAAAGCCAGGCTCGCCTCGGGCAAGCCGGCGCGTTAGCTCCAGTGCGGCCCACCCCGAGCCGTCGCTCAGAATTTCCAAAGGCGGGGAATCGACCCTTGCGGCGCAGATGGCCCCCATCTGGTCGAGGGCTTCAGGGTGGAGCTTCTTTTTGAGTGCCGCGTCCGCCGCCTGCCATGCGGCCGACCAGTCCGCACCATGAATTTTGACGGGATCGGCCTCGAGGTAACCGAACGCCTGGGTCCAATTCCACTCGCTGTGGGGCGGCATCGGCACCGTGTGCTGTTGAGTAGGAGCGAGTCCGGCCTGGATTTCGAGATAGCCCTGATGGGGAACAGAGAGGAACTCCTTCCAGCGGTTGCCACCCTGGTGCATGCCCCAGCAGAACAATTTCCTGATGTTCAGCGGTTGGGTCGAGGCTTCGGCGAAGCCGGTTCCGCGACCATCCAACGCGGCCTGCCACGGCATTTCCGCATTCTGGCATTGATAGAAGAACTCGTTGCTGAAGCCATGGTTCGTGGAATAGCTGGCATCCTTGTCGCCGACCGTCGGGAGCGCGGGCAGGTCACACTGGCCGTAAGCGATGTTGGCACCATCCCGGCCGTACTGGACATAAACCGAGTCGCTCGCCGGCGCGAGCACCCGCACGTCGGGGCTTTCGGGAACCGCGACATTGGTCCACCAATACATCGGCGTTTCCTCATGGCGCGGATTGATCACCCGGGTGCAAGCATAGAGGAATTGCGCGCCGGGCGGCAGATAGAAATCGATCTGCCACAGCAATCCCTTGCGGCGCTCGTAGTCGTAGAGGCGCAATCCCCGCTCACCGTCGAGGCCCGGAATCGCGGCGGCAAAGACCGGCACACAAGTGTGGAACGCATGGCCGAACTGCCCGATGTTCCACTCGATCCCCCCGGCGAACCAGGCGTCGCGCAGCGCGAGATTGGCGGGCTGGAAGACCGGGTTCTTGAACAGCAGTTCGCGCTGGGTCGGTTTATGGAAAAGCGAAATCAGGCGACCGCCCAGCTCCGGCAGAAACGTGGCCTTGAGGTGCTCGTTTTCGAGCACGATCGAACGGAAGTCCCGGATCGTTCGCTCGCGTCCGTAGCGGTCTTGCATCCGGTACGGTAGCACGCGGCGGCCGCAGTCTTTGCCAATCGTGGCCGCCAACTCGGGCGATAGCGATTCGCGCGCGGTGACGGGCATGTCGGCATCCCGGTCACAGAAGATGGCTTGCGGGTTTTCGCCGCCCAGAGACGCCGCCAACCAGAGATAGGGTTCGACCCGCAACGAGTTCGTTTCCCCCTTCGAGGATGGATTCCCATTCACGTGGTGCCGGGCTTCGGGGTGAAGCCCATCCATCGCATCCTGCGTGCCAGCGGCTATCTGCTGTGCCAAGGCGGTCGCAGGTGATTCCGTATTCATAAGTTCAGCGAGAGTTACATCCCGAAGGTCCCCGCCGCACCACAAACAGGTTTCGATTTCCGGGGTTTACCTTTCGTTTTTGGCACCCCCTCCCGAGCCTCGCCTCGCCGGAATGGCATCAATGGCTATTTCGCCGCCGGCTTTGCTCCTGCGAAGTGATCCTCGATTTCCTCCAGGGTTTTTCCTTTGGTTTCCGGCAGGAAGAAAGCCGCGGTGATGAAGTAGATCACCGTGCAGCCGCACCAGATGAAGAACATGGCGGAGAAGCCATGGTTGCCGACCACGGTGGGAAAAAAGAATGCGCTGAGAAACTGCACGCCGGTGTTCAGGAGCATCGCGACGCCCATCCCCAGCGATCGGATGCGTGTCGGCATGAGTTCCGTGAGGGCGAGCCAAACGCAAACCCCGGGGCCGACGGCGAAGAAGGCGATGAAGGAGCAAAGGGCGATGGTAATCCACAGGCCGGTGGATCCCTCGGGGATGGGGCCGAACTTAGCTCTCAGAATGGAGATCTTGCCGAGATCCTTGGTTTTGACTTCTTCGGT encodes the following:
- a CDS encoding IS630 family transposase; this encodes MARKLPALGKELVDRIEEAWQQPQADWARKRLLVVRLIALHQSSVAEIMTIAGVCRQTVFTYRDKVVAEGVEGLLKRDWAGARTPAVHGAVEDEFKAKLEAGDFRQARDAQKWIAKRTRKQLTESGVRKLIHRLGGKLKVPRKSHRKKDQAASDAFKAELPGRLAAVVGERPDKTVRLWVLDEHRYGLLPVIRRVWSRRGVRVHAPYATTYKWGYLHEALEIDGANDAQLLFTPAINQDIHALFLKQIACSDPDSLHVIIQDQAGFHLRAEDPRLPANVRLLPLPPYCPELNPVEGFGRLLKAPTANRLYSNLRQLEDHLIAVARYWTKPGQVRSLIHGWMREQTNAGAPL
- a CDS encoding endo-alpha-N-acetylgalactosaminidase family protein, with the translated sequence MSFASLPSPAILIVVVAIARSHAAIPPKDPVRLESETLSVLVDPEFPRTVKYLHKPSGETVDGQATPVSAIELNGKPADCKVSFRKQAAGSADYHLNFTESRVSLMLHVEVGANTVTWTVSNPKETGTVKIHTLAFPGNAMLTVDTRQADAALAFTHCTNTHDNYKTTFREYVGPLKDAVPGTDSGNYLFLSGGKLASAITSTNDEDVARTTRLISEKDGIKSCAARTPVWQLRSFDDEPPALPVVSVIVTSDINSDGKADWQDAALVYRRTMPMPFGHERVKSTVGENIAMNFASGAQQPFLKILDEIKKCSLATDNIGQQVTIKGFSSEGHDSANTDYSGHYNERAGGLKDFNTLLDNAAHYNARVGIHINASEAYPEALRYRPEILQRNEKGELKEGWVWLDHGHMIDKVKDTRSGQLFASLEQMKKDLPNLGYVYLDTYWENGWPAAQIARKFAALKLPFATEGDSALDPWSIWAHWRGNFDSQVMRFLWFSDRDISANDPILRGGRADSDTFMGWQGQHSFNNFITGTFSRHLPAKYLQHFELQAWTPGKEARFSDGVKVTAEGEAITVTRNNRVVMTWTGAGANSRLFVPWDPEGEGKIYVWDEVGTAQTWELPPTWKDRQEVFLYQLTDLGRTEETRLPVTDGRVTLTAIKNTPYVIYPAQAPAQALPAFGEGSFVRNPGFDSGKLDEWNPSPTAAANVAKDGVGNRYLTLTGEAASEVSQTLIDLQPGRSYAASAWVQVKGKRTASIEVECGGKKATNFVDRTNVVHSAPNDARSGTYYQRVQVVFDVPAGHSSARLQLKAAMGQPGTTVEFDDVRVALSARSPEAAKHFFWEDFEQVTFGGYGPFTCCPGERTHLSETNKPHTSDTISGKFSLKSRDGGRVGRTLPSTIRFKPNTLYRLKCLTMGAGHLTAESKGKTVLNLQFPNLPANGIGKIEGTFPTGNDPGSFLSLFRDGGTDFIAIDDLAIDEIGPAPAIAKAAPILYNDKLPGRRILMEEGFSKPLSKDWNVITSKHPGTSIVSADGALVISAADNVCTVAERVLPAGTTAVECRLSIEGDQGQTWGPGLFLVWPGGQQLRINVRIPDARFNVESTVAGEVKGPKWQPADSVALRLRIDPGQVIAEARNDAGPWQTVATFPRDKFPGEPNKVRLGKMHVFEADDHGEPGNDGGCSFRKFRIYGK
- a CDS encoding glycosyl hydrolase family 95 catalytic domain-containing protein; the encoded protein is MNPSARPTLFLIIPLLGAMVCQAAFSAAPDSPPPHASENLRLNAPIKSWDEAIPLGNGMMGGLLWGEGSTLRLSLDRGDLWDERTTGEKEWWKKHPWNSLKDGGDPWNAYYNGITPTKLPAGRLELTLDPSQTIKSFELNLASAEGLAHFKDGPEARAFFSAAQSVAMMRIPGKPIQAVDLIPAGAGKERGNAGPSSGGAVAALGYPPAARGQSNGMQWYVQEADAGFKYCACVATQRVNDETLLAIAVTSTNDTPSGGDLLALAKARCTKALAQGYADTLAPHAAWWQDFWGQSSIQVPEAHIQRYYRFARYLYGAGSRKAAPPIPLQGVWTADNGGLPPWKGDYHNDLNTQMTYIAYQEAGNFEAGESYLDFLWKLTPTFRQFARDFYGTGGLSSPGVMSLAGQPLGGWGQYAMSPTMSAWNAHLFYLHWRYTADATFLKNRAYPWCSEVGQCLAELLKPDEKGMLVLARSSSPEIFNNSPRSWLKPNSNYDLMCMKMLFLSLQEMADAQNKTGDAQKWAQLAAKLGDFHAAPDGELLLDAVTPLRESHRHLSNLIGIYPFNLISPEGGTTDETRIKTTLASWDKLGTSEWCGYSWAWMSCLRARIGDGEEAVRHLDVFTQAFVSRNGFHVNGDQSGRGYSGMTYRPFTLEGNFAALQAAQEMLLQSWSPTPGKRDSEVIRLFPAVPWRWHDVTFDDLRAEGGHRISARRENNATVWFKIVAGSSGIVRIRDSFDGRTPKWTVKGVQKIGPNFEVLLKKGETLEATLEKPDQLPAEPANSARPLVMDSSTIVPNTLPLRIGSDLDGQSNFQGDMARILMIDHALTDKEVAALADKTSETWTQIPGTLLALDGTPAGINATQAKLTGDAKVATAVDMPGQSFSLTGKSWVEIPHADAQLGKTGLTLTAWVRPTAFPGASMRLIDKSPVGIATGYLFDTYPGNSLRWSVNGNALSFAANLQPNQWYFVAATIDFKTQSRVLYLNGEVVAKSN